In Marinicella rhabdoformis, a genomic segment contains:
- a CDS encoding prepilin-type N-terminal cleavage/methylation domain-containing protein: MSAELKKTSGFTLLELLLVVVILAVLTATGVQLLGGQSYENRMKDQSQDLIKQLHYMCEKAVFENRPFAMAFSQNAHQLLTYRKQQWFVVNDKQWPYKALDEDFMWELFIAGKPQKMANELAAEPHVICYNTGQITAFELLLKADSASDSTSQYQITSAQPNQIKAGWLDES, from the coding sequence ATGTCAGCTGAACTTAAAAAAACATCTGGTTTTACTTTGTTAGAATTGTTGTTGGTTGTAGTGATACTGGCAGTTTTGACAGCCACGGGAGTACAGCTATTAGGCGGTCAATCTTATGAAAATAGGATGAAAGACCAATCCCAAGACTTAATTAAGCAATTGCATTACATGTGCGAAAAAGCGGTGTTTGAAAACAGGCCTTTTGCGATGGCGTTCAGTCAAAATGCTCACCAGCTATTGACTTACAGGAAACAACAGTGGTTCGTGGTCAACGACAAACAATGGCCATATAAAGCCTTAGATGAAGACTTTATGTGGGAGTTGTTTATTGCTGGAAAGCCACAAAAAATGGCAAACGAATTAGCGGCAGAACCGCATGTTATTTGTTATAACACCGGACAGATAACTGCTTTCGAGCTGCTGTTAAAAGCAGATTCAGCATCCGACTCTACTTCACAGTACCAAATAACAAGCGCTCAACCCAATCAGATTAAAGCAGGGTGGTTGGATGAATCGTAG
- the gspG gene encoding type II secretion system major pseudopilin GspG, with the protein MQKNKKQQAGFTLMEILIVVVILSILAVAVVPQFMDKPDQARIAKAKTDVSSLNTALSIYKMDNFSYPSSSQGLQALVQKPSGTPEAKNWNPNGYIQKLPKDPWGNDYQYLNPGNRAAIDIYSLGQDGQPGGEGIDADIGNW; encoded by the coding sequence ATGCAAAAAAACAAAAAACAACAAGCCGGCTTCACTTTGATGGAAATCTTGATTGTGGTGGTCATTTTAAGTATTTTAGCCGTTGCTGTGGTACCCCAATTCATGGATAAGCCTGATCAAGCCAGAATTGCTAAAGCGAAAACAGATGTGTCATCTTTGAATACAGCGTTGAGTATTTATAAAATGGATAATTTTTCATACCCGTCATCATCGCAAGGATTACAAGCTTTGGTACAAAAGCCATCCGGTACACCAGAAGCTAAAAACTGGAACCCCAATGGTTATATTCAGAAGCTGCCTAAAGATCCTTGGGGTAACGACTATCAATACCTTAACCCGGGCAACAGGGCAGCCATTGATATCTATTCACTTGGGCAAGATGGTCAACCGGGTGGTGAAGGCATTGATGCCGACATTGGAAACTGGTAA
- a CDS encoding 16S rRNA (uracil(1498)-N(3))-methyltransferase — MNTKQALRISRIHLPVLSSTVDDTLTISGEKAHYLRNVLRIKKGHQLVFFTHDGVEYHAEVSEIQRHDVFISNIKQNKNPTQPSTINATIIQGISSGDRMDYTVQKSAELGASVLIPVLTTYCSQKIPNNKHQKKQAHWQSVANSACEQSGRCDLLEIKPIARLQDVITAHADNGIFLEPTTPTTLSNLPAKLQKHFSVFIGPEGGFSDEEIKLFQNNGLTGIQLGKRILRTETAAPVILAAFHTLFGDFT; from the coding sequence TTGAACACCAAACAAGCTTTGAGAATTTCCAGAATACATTTACCTGTCCTGTCTTCTACTGTTGATGACACCTTAACCATCTCAGGAGAAAAAGCCCATTACTTACGCAATGTTTTACGCATAAAAAAGGGTCATCAATTGGTTTTCTTTACACATGATGGTGTTGAATACCATGCTGAAGTGAGTGAAATTCAACGCCATGATGTTTTCATCTCAAATATCAAGCAAAATAAAAACCCAACTCAGCCTTCAACAATCAATGCCACCATTATTCAAGGCATCAGTTCAGGGGACAGAATGGATTATACGGTTCAAAAATCCGCAGAACTTGGGGCATCTGTATTAATCCCGGTTTTAACCACCTATTGCAGCCAAAAGATTCCAAATAACAAACACCAAAAAAAACAAGCACATTGGCAGTCAGTAGCCAACAGCGCCTGTGAACAATCAGGCCGTTGTGACTTATTAGAAATCAAGCCGATTGCTCGTTTGCAAGATGTCATTACTGCGCATGCCGATAACGGTATTTTTCTGGAGCCAACGACCCCAACCACTTTAAGTAATTTACCCGCAAAGCTTCAAAAGCATTTTTCCGTATTTATTGGACCAGAAGGCGGATTTTCTGATGAAGAGATTAAACTTTTCCAAAACAATGGCTTGACTGGCATACAACTTGGAAAAAGAATTTTAAGAACTGAAACGGCTGCTCCAGTGATATTGGCAGCCTTTCATACTTTATTTGGTGACTTCACATAA
- a CDS encoding chemotaxis protein CheW, protein MENEIRAVLVPVEEDRKLLLPNAMVAEVMSLRDLEPYENVDEWVLGKVTWRGWDLPVVDFAVLTGGKKIERLDKSFNVAVLKCINTPEKLAYFAVLSRGIPKLQVVSRGDMQLHEDKTINHNAIASLVSIHEETADIPNMNYLEQSLIVVTQ, encoded by the coding sequence ATGGAAAATGAGATCAGAGCGGTTTTGGTGCCGGTAGAAGAAGACAGAAAATTGTTGTTACCAAATGCCATGGTTGCGGAAGTCATGAGTTTGCGTGATCTTGAGCCATACGAAAATGTTGATGAATGGGTCTTGGGTAAAGTCACTTGGCGTGGTTGGGATTTACCGGTTGTTGATTTTGCTGTTTTGACGGGTGGAAAGAAAATTGAGCGTTTAGATAAAAGTTTCAATGTTGCCGTTTTGAAGTGTATAAATACACCAGAAAAACTGGCATATTTCGCTGTGTTATCTCGCGGTATTCCTAAGTTACAAGTGGTATCTCGAGGCGATATGCAGTTACATGAGGACAAAACCATAAACCATAACGCCATTGCGTCTTTGGTTTCAATTCATGAAGAGACTGCAGATATACCTAATATGAACTACTTAGAGCAAAGTTTGATTGTTGTTACACAATAA
- a CDS encoding chemotaxis protein CheB, with protein sequence MSKNDKVGLVHFGLQQPSVMFLAKQLERAGYDVINLEPADVLAQEVDDIKLVVNIHSNQNDDEVGQLLDYLAENDADIIINDTLISNELVGWNKNRWIRHLLHKIDSKNNILPESRTSDTVDEKQLNLNALGIKKIWILAASIGGPESLVRFLKSFDGSEPLLFVIVQHMDSEFVHMMENQLNKNGQIPVQVPQIGEMIKPGHAILMPVDESLVIESDGTIGVKDFNPNRLTTPCIDDACMDMIDQLKQLNMAVFSGMASDGVKGAINIHENGGIVITQSEESCVVSAIAEEVRQKNYSQFDGDPEAMAKYIKQNL encoded by the coding sequence ATGTCGAAAAATGACAAAGTGGGTTTGGTACATTTCGGATTGCAACAGCCTTCCGTTATGTTTTTGGCCAAACAATTAGAGCGTGCAGGATATGATGTCATAAATCTTGAGCCAGCTGATGTGTTGGCTCAAGAAGTGGATGATATAAAGTTGGTTGTTAACATCCACAGTAATCAAAATGATGATGAAGTGGGGCAATTATTAGACTATCTTGCGGAGAATGATGCTGACATCATTATCAATGACACTTTAATTTCTAATGAATTGGTGGGCTGGAATAAGAATCGATGGATCAGACACTTACTGCATAAGATAGATAGCAAAAACAATATTTTGCCAGAAAGCAGGACTTCAGATACAGTTGATGAAAAACAGCTTAATTTGAATGCTTTAGGTATTAAAAAAATTTGGATTTTGGCAGCATCAATTGGTGGACCGGAATCTTTGGTGCGGTTTTTGAAATCGTTTGACGGTAGTGAACCCTTATTGTTTGTTATTGTGCAGCATATGGATTCTGAATTTGTTCATATGATGGAAAATCAATTGAATAAAAATGGTCAAATACCCGTTCAGGTTCCACAAATTGGTGAAATGATTAAACCAGGTCACGCCATTTTGATGCCAGTTGATGAAAGCTTGGTGATTGAAAGTGATGGGACAATAGGTGTGAAAGATTTTAACCCTAACAGGTTAACAACGCCCTGCATTGATGACGCCTGTATGGATATGATAGATCAGCTTAAACAATTGAATATGGCTGTTTTTAGTGGAATGGCCAGCGATGGGGTCAAAGGTGCAATAAACATCCATGAGAACGGTGGTATTGTGATTACTCAATCTGAAGAGAGCTGTGTGGTTTCAGCAATAGCCGAAGAGGTTCGTCAGAAAAATTATTCACAATTTGACGGTGACCCAGAAGCAATGGCAAAATATATTAAACAGAATTTATAG